The nucleotide window CAATAGGTTGAGCAAAGTGGTTTTGCCGCATCCGGAGGGGCCGAGCAGAACGAGGAAGTCCCCATCCTCGATGGCAAGGTTCAGGTCGTCCAGCACGGTCACCGTGCCATAACGCTTGACGATATGTTCGAAACTGACGGCAGGCATTGGCACTAACCCTTGATGGCACCGGCGGTCACGCCCTGAACGAAGAGCTTGCCGACGAGGAAATAGACGACGAGGGGTGGGATGGCCGTGAGCAAGGCAGCAGCCATATTGTGGGCATAGTTGGTCGTACCCGTGGAAATGGTGATGAGATTGGCCAGGTTGACGGTCATGGGTTGTCCGGTCAGCCCGCCAAAGGTCACGCCGATCAGATAGTCGTTCCAGATCGAGGTGATCTGCAGGATCAGCACGACGATCAGAATGTTGCCGCTCATCGGCACGATAATCTCGAAGAAGATTCTCCAGAACGATCCCGAGTCCATCATTGCCGCGGACATGATCTCGGTCGGAATGTCCTTGTAGTAGTTGCGGAAAATCAGGGTCAGTACCGGCATGGCAAGCACGGCGTGGATGACAGCCACGGCCCAGAGCGTGCCGTATATCTTGGTCGTCGTGGTCATCACGATCAGCGGATACATGATGATCTGGAAAGGCACGAAGGCGCAGATAAACAGCAGGAAGAGGAAGGCTCCGGCCCACCGCACATTCCACAATGCCAGCGCGAAACCGGTGACCATGGCCAGCGATATGGACAGGATCAGGGACGGGAACAGGATGAAGACGGAGTTCCAGAAACCCACCTTGAGCCCGTCGCATTTGATGCCGGAACAGGCGCGGTTCCAGGCATGATCCCATGCCTCAAGGGTCCAGATATGAGGCAGTGAGAAGATCGCCCCTTCCCTTATCTGATCCATGGTCTTGAAAGAGGTGACCACCACCACATAAAGCGGCACGCAGAAGAACAGCGCGCAAATCGTGAGAAAGGCCAGGATTGCAACGGTTCGCGGCGTGATCCCCTTCTTCTTGCGCACGAAGTAAGGCGAGCGGGCGACGGGCATCTCCCCCGACGCTGCGGCACGTTCGGAAATGGAAACCTGACTCATCACGAAGCCTCCCGCTTGCGCTGCTGCCAAACGGTGAGGGCAACCAGCGGAATGAAGACGACGAAGGTAATGGCCAGCATCATCACGGCCGCTGCCGAGGCGTAGCCGAGATTGGACTTGGCCGAGAGAGCGTTGATGGTGAAATAGGCTGGCACCCAGGTGCTTTGTCCCGGCCCGCCATTGGTCATGGCCACGACCACGTCATAGGCCTTGATGACGCCGAGCGAGAGCAGGATGGCGCAGGTGATGAAGGTGAATTTCATCATGGGTATGATGATTTCGAGATAGACCCGCCAGAGCGGCACACCGTCGAGCTTGGCCGCACTCCATATCTCGGAATTGATGCCTTTGAGCCCGGCCAGCATCAGCGCCATGTAGAAGCCCGCGCTCTGCCACACAGAGGCGAGGATGATGGCATACATGGCTGTGTCGCCTTGTGCCAACCAGTTGAAATCCACATGCCAGCCCAATCCGCGCAGGAAACTTTGTGCGCCCAGGGTCGGGTTGAGGATCCAGCGCCAGGCCGCGCCGGTCACGATCAGCGACACGGCCAACGGGTAGAGAAAGACCGTACGGAACAGGCTTTCTCCGCGCTTTTCCTTGTCGATCATGGCCGCAAGGACGAAGCCAAAGACGATAGCCAGGGCGCTTCCCAGGCCCAGCACGATCAAATTGCGGAGCGAGATTTCCCAACCGGCATCGCGGAAGAGGCGATCATACTGCCGCCCCCACTCGGACCAGTCGATGCCGTATTCGGGCAGGCGGCGACTGCGTGTGAACGAGAGATAGATCGTCCATCCAATCGACCCGATAAAGGCCACGGCGGTCACCGCCAGTGCAGGCGTCAAGGCAAGTTGGGGCGCAATGCGGCTCCAGCGCATGAATATCCTCCCATTGACCCGATCGGCCCATGTGAGAGCTCTCATTCGGACGTTGTATTATCGTTAACCTAGAGGCATAATCGATGGGCCGTCAACTGGCGATCGTCAAAAACTCGGACACGATGAACGCGATGAAACCGGGGCCGGCGCATCACGGGAGGAAATAGATTTGAAGTTACATGATGTTATGCCGCGTCTCGGATTCGGCACCTATGGCCGCTGGAAGGCCGAGGGCATCCAGGCCATTCTATGCGCCTTGGAGACTGGCTATCGCCATCTCGACACAGCGCAAACCTATGATACGGAAAAGGAAGTCGGGACGGCGCTGAAACAATCAGGGCTTCCGCGGGCCGACATCTTCCTCACAACCAAGATATCAACCGAGAATTACGGCAAGGGCCGGCTGATTCCATCACTGGAAACGAGCCTCACCAACCTGGCCGTCGCCCAGGTGGACCTCACCTTGCTGCACTGGCCATCGCCAAATGGCGCTCAGCCGCTGGCCGAGTATCTCGAACCGCTTCTGGAGGCGCAGGATCGCGGACTGACCCGCTTCATCGGCGTCTCCAACTTCACGATTGCCCTGCTTGATGAGGCACGCTCGATTGCCGGCGAGGGCCGAATTGCAACCAACCAGGTCGAACTCAACCCATTCATTCAAAACAAGAAATTAGCGCAATACTGCATCCAGAACGACATTCTGGTGACCTGTTACCAGCCCATTGCGCACGGGCGTCTCGGCAGCGACCCAGTACTGGTCGAAATGGCCGAGCGACATAGCGCCACTCCCGAACAGCTTGCCCTGGCGTTTGAGCTGGCCAAGGGATATGCCGCCATTCCGACCTCCGGCAGACCGGAGAGAATTCGCTCCAATTTCGCTGCCCAGCGGCTGAATCTCTCCCCTGACGACATTGCACAGATCGAGACCAGGGACCGCAACTTGCGGGCCATTGCGCCCGATTGGGGCCCGGATTGGGATTAGGGAGCCGCATTGACACCGCATGACCGAACTGCCATGAGGCGACGTATTAACGATCATACAAGGTCAGCGAGCCTGACCTTTGTTCAGTAGGATGACCCAAGGGTCAGGAGGATTTTATGCTCGGTATTGTTGGCGTTGGACATGTGGCGATCAAGGTTACCGATCTGGATCGGTCGCTGGATTTCTATCGTGACCGCCTCGGCTTCCCGGAAATGTTGCGTCTCAAGCACGACAATGGCGAGACCTGGCTCGTCTACCTGCGGATCACGGACGACCAATATCTCGAGATATTTCCGGGCGCCGAAAACGATCGCGCGCCAGGCTGGAACGCCAATGGCGTCAACCACATGTGCTTCACCATCGAGGATCTGGACGGCACAACCGAGCGGATCAAGGCCGCAGGCATTGCCCTGACATCCGAAATCAAACCCGGGCTGGACGGCAACCGCCAGGCCTGGATCGAAGATCCGGACGGAAACCGCATCGAATTGATGGAAATGGCCGACGACTGCCTGCAGTTGCAGGCCATTCGCCGCTTGCACCAAGAGCGCACATAATTCATTCACTTGGACGGAAAGTGGGGGCAACGCAGCTTGGGCAGGCCGACTGTTCGATTGAAGGATATCGCTGACAAGACCGGTTTCTCCGTGAACACGGTCAGCCTGGCTTTGCGCGGCAGCCCCCGCATTCCCGAAGACACCGCTCTGCGCATCCGCAATGCGGCGCGTGATCTCAACTACATGCCCAACCAGGTGGCCAAATCATTGGTCAGCCGCGAAACCAAGACTATCGGGCTTGTTTTGACCGACATCACCAACCCGGCCCTCACACAGGCGGCCCAATCCATTGAGCTCGCCTTGGCCGAGCGGGGTTACTCCACCCTCTTCGCCACATCCAACAATGATCTGGACGAGGAGAAGCGGGTCATTGCCATGTTTCAGTCTCGCCAGGTGGATGGCATGCTCATCTATCCGCGCAGCCATAGAGACCTGGGCCATATCCGCCAATTGCGCCAAGCCAACTACCCGGTCGTGCTGCTCGTCGCCGATCCTGACGCCGGCGTGGATGCAGTATCGGTTGACGAACGCCGCGGCGCTTATCGTGCTGTACGACATCTCATCGATATTGGTCACACCCGGATCGGCATCATCGATAGCTCCAATCCCATGGGCAATCACGAAAAGCGCGATGGATATATGACCGCGCTGAAGGAAGCGGGCATCCTACCTGACCCGTCCCTTTCGGCCGACCCACAGGGGCACTCGGTCATTCGCGGCTACTGGGCCATGGACAAGCTTATGCGCCTGGGCAACCGCCCATCCGCCATCTTCGCGGCCAACGACTCCCTGGCCATCGGCGCCCTGCGCTGGACGCAGAAGAACGGCATGAGCGTGCCGGACGACGTCGCGATTGTGGGGTTCGACAATATCGAATTTGCCGAGCACGCCGCCACGCCTTTGACCAGCGTCAATTACGAGATCAAGCTCATCACCGACCTTGCGGTTGCGCGCCTGATCGAACTTATCGGGGCCAAGGACGCATTGCCTGAGCCCAATGTCACCCTCATCGATCCCGAATTGATCGTTCGCGAAAGCACATATCGGCGCCCTTAGGCGATTTGTGGGCTGACCGATTCCCTATTGCCTGATCGCCCGCACCCAAGGCCTGTTTAATGACAGCAAACCGCTCGCCCAGCAGCGGCGCGACACACCCTGGCGCATTGCCGAAACAATCGAAGCCTTGCACGATCTCTTGGGGGGTGGTGGAGGGGACTGGATTCGAACCAGTGTAGCCTGAGGCGTCAGATTTACAGTCTGATGGATTTAACCACTCTCCCACCCCTCCACATTTTCCGGGTAGGAGACGAACACGGCGCGCGTGTCGTCGGGGCGGTTTATGGTGGGCTGTCGCAAAGGTGTCAACACCCTAGCGCGCAACTCACGCAAGAATTTGTTTGGGCAAGCGATTTGTGGAAAGGGTGACGCGGCGCCCCTTGCCAGTCGGCCCCGGTTCGCGCTAATCGAGGCCGGTGGCTTCGCCCCCAGGGCGCGGGTATAGCTCAATGGTAGAGCAGCAGCCTTCCAAGCTGAATACGCGGGTTCGATTCCCGCTACCCGCTCCATCTCTTCCCGAGACCTTACCTGCAAAATGCCCGCCATGGGTCATGTCGATGCGCCAAAGGCCAGGCGAGCTTGACCGACATTTAAAACGACGCGGGAACGGCAGAGCCTGCTATCGGCAAGTGCCCGCCTGCTGGCCACGGCTTCAATCGCGGCTTTCTTGCGGAAATTGAGCAAACCGGGTACCGCTCGCAACATGAGCCGCAACAAATTTCCGCCCAAACCCAAATATGACCCCGATACCGGTCCGGTCTATCTCTATGGCCTGCACACGGTGCGTGCAGCGCTGGACAATCCGGGCCGCATCAAGAAGACCCTGCTGGCCACGCCCAATGCCCTCAATAGGCTCAGGGAAACCGGCGAGATCGGCAAGGTTCCCGTTGTCGAAACGACGCCCAAGGAGCTCGACCGTCTGCTCGGCGGCGAAGCGGTGCATCAAGGGATGGCGCTGGAGGTCGATCCCGTCAGCCGCTTCGGCCTCGACGACATTGCCGATCTGCAATTGGTCGTCGTACTCGATCAATTGACCGACCCGCACAATGTCGGGGCTATTCTGCGCACCGCCTGCGCTTTCGGCGCCGATGCGGTGATTACCACTGCCCGCCATTCGCCGCGCGAAACCGGCGTCATGGCCAAGGCCGCCTCTGGAGCGCTGGATCTGGTACCCATGATCGAGATCAGAAATCTCGGCGACACGTTGGAAACCCTCAAGAAGCGCGGCATGCTGGTGCTCGGATTCGATTCAGAGGCCGACGCCCAGCTCCGTCCGAGAACCGACACAGCGCCATTGGCGGTTGTCCTTGGCGCCGAAGGCAAAGGCCTGCGCCAGCGCACGCGGGAGCTCTGCGACGAAATGGTCCGGCTCGACATGCCTGGCCCCATCAAGTCGCTCAACGTCTCCAACGCCGCGGCCATCGCGCTTTTTGCCGCCACAGCGGGTCGCATCAAATGAGCCAGTTCGAACCATTCGCCATGGCCTTGCGCCTTTCCGGCGTGACCATCCCGCAGGCCGAGCTGGATATGGCGCTCAAGCAGCTTTCCGTCCGCTATGAAGCCGAAGACGCCGAAGACAGTTTTTACGCGCAGATTGATGTGCCCACCGCCAATCCGGTGCGCGCCATTCTCGACCTGGCCGAACGCTCTGGCGCGACCATCGCCGCCATGCTGGACGACCGCCGCATGAGCAAAGCGGTACTGGACATAGCCTTCGACTATCCTTCCGAGGGCGAATCCATGTCGGCCCGCCTGCCTGCGCACGCGGCAGCGGCCATTGCTGCCCACGGCATCGATATCGAGATTTCCGTATATTTGACCGATGTAGAGGACGACGAGGACGCATGAGCGCAGGACCGAGGAACTGGGCGGGCAATATCCAATTCGCCCCGCGCGCCGTCGACTACCCCCAAACGGTCGAACAATTGCAGCAGGTCGTGCGGTCCGCCGACAAGGTCCGCGTGCTGGGCTCAGGACATTCGTTCAACCGCATTGCCGATACCGATGGCACCCTCATCTCGCTGTCGCGGCTGGAGCGCCAACTCAGCATTGATCCGGCAGGCCGCTCCGTCACCGTGGACGGCGGCGCGACCTATGCCGACATCGCCCCTGCCCTGCATGCGGCCGGATTCGCGCTGCGCAATGTGGCCTCTCTCCCCAATATCACCGTGGCAGGCGCCGTCGTCACCGCCACCCACGGCTCCGGCGATGCCAACCAGAACCTTGCCGCGGCAGTGTCGGCGCTCAAGCTGGTGACGACGAATGGCGACATTGTCACTTTTCGCCGCGGCGACGCCGACTTCAATGGCGCTGTCGTCAGTCTGGGGGCGCTGGGTGTTATCTGCGAATTGACGCTCGACATCGTGCCCAGCTTCGAGGTCCGGCAGAACGTCTATCTGACCCTGCCTGTGGCCACGGCCACCGACAAATTCGAAGCCATCATGTCACGGGCCTATAGCGTCAGCCTGTTTACCCGCTGGCAGGGCGAAACCATCGATCAGATTTGGGTCAAGGCGCGTGCGGAAGCGGGCGAGCCGGCCGCTGAGGTTTTCGGCGCCACGGCGGCGACAACGCCCTGCCACCCTATTCCCGATATGGACGGGTCCAACTGCACCGGTCAGTTTGGCGTTACCGGTCCGTGGCACCAGCGCTTATTCCATTTCGCCATTGGCAATACCGCGTCTGCAGGTGCCGAATTGCAATCGGAATTCTTCGTCGCGCGCGCCGACGCACCTGCCGCCATTGCGGCCCTGCATGCCGCCCAGGATCGCTTCTCTGGGGCGCTGTTCATTTCCGAAATTCGCTCTGTGGCGGCCGACACCCTGTGGCTCAGCGCCGCCTACGAACAGGACACGATCGGGTTTCACTTCACCTGGCACCCGGAATGGGACGCCACGATAGCCGCCGTTCGTGCCGTGGAACAGGCCCTCGCCCCCTTCAATCCCCGTCCGCATTGGGCCAAGCTCTTCACCCTGCCCGCATCGGCCCTGGAGCAGCGTTTCCCACGCCTTTCCGATTTCCGCGCCCTGGCGATGCGTCTTGATCCGGCCGGCAAGTTCCGCAACCAATTCATTACCGATCATCTGTTCTGAAGGAACAATAGCCCCGGTTAGAGACCGCCGGCCTCCGCCGTAATGATGCTGCGCCCGAACACGCCCTGCGCTTTGGGAACCAGT belongs to Devosia sp. XK-2 and includes:
- a CDS encoding carbohydrate ABC transporter permease produces the protein MSQVSISERAAASGEMPVARSPYFVRKKKGITPRTVAILAFLTICALFFCVPLYVVVVTSFKTMDQIREGAIFSLPHIWTLEAWDHAWNRACSGIKCDGLKVGFWNSVFILFPSLILSISLAMVTGFALALWNVRWAGAFLFLLFICAFVPFQIIMYPLIVMTTTTKIYGTLWAVAVIHAVLAMPVLTLIFRNYYKDIPTEIMSAAMMDSGSFWRIFFEIIVPMSGNILIVVLILQITSIWNDYLIGVTFGGLTGQPMTVNLANLITISTGTTNYAHNMAAALLTAIPPLVVYFLVGKLFVQGVTAGAIKG
- a CDS encoding sugar ABC transporter permease, with protein sequence MRWSRIAPQLALTPALAVTAVAFIGSIGWTIYLSFTRSRRLPEYGIDWSEWGRQYDRLFRDAGWEISLRNLIVLGLGSALAIVFGFVLAAMIDKEKRGESLFRTVFLYPLAVSLIVTGAAWRWILNPTLGAQSFLRGLGWHVDFNWLAQGDTAMYAIILASVWQSAGFYMALMLAGLKGINSEIWSAAKLDGVPLWRVYLEIIIPMMKFTFITCAILLSLGVIKAYDVVVAMTNGGPGQSTWVPAYFTINALSAKSNLGYASAAAVMMLAITFVVFIPLVALTVWQQRKREAS
- a CDS encoding aldo/keto reductase is translated as MKLHDVMPRLGFGTYGRWKAEGIQAILCALETGYRHLDTAQTYDTEKEVGTALKQSGLPRADIFLTTKISTENYGKGRLIPSLETSLTNLAVAQVDLTLLHWPSPNGAQPLAEYLEPLLEAQDRGLTRFIGVSNFTIALLDEARSIAGEGRIATNQVELNPFIQNKKLAQYCIQNDILVTCYQPIAHGRLGSDPVLVEMAERHSATPEQLALAFELAKGYAAIPTSGRPERIRSNFAAQRLNLSPDDIAQIETRDRNLRAIAPDWGPDWD
- a CDS encoding VOC family protein encodes the protein MLGIVGVGHVAIKVTDLDRSLDFYRDRLGFPEMLRLKHDNGETWLVYLRITDDQYLEIFPGAENDRAPGWNANGVNHMCFTIEDLDGTTERIKAAGIALTSEIKPGLDGNRQAWIEDPDGNRIELMEMADDCLQLQAIRRLHQERT
- a CDS encoding LacI family DNA-binding transcriptional regulator, whose protein sequence is MKDIADKTGFSVNTVSLALRGSPRIPEDTALRIRNAARDLNYMPNQVAKSLVSRETKTIGLVLTDITNPALTQAAQSIELALAERGYSTLFATSNNDLDEEKRVIAMFQSRQVDGMLIYPRSHRDLGHIRQLRQANYPVVLLVADPDAGVDAVSVDERRGAYRAVRHLIDIGHTRIGIIDSSNPMGNHEKRDGYMTALKEAGILPDPSLSADPQGHSVIRGYWAMDKLMRLGNRPSAIFAANDSLAIGALRWTQKNGMSVPDDVAIVGFDNIEFAEHAATPLTSVNYEIKLITDLAVARLIELIGAKDALPEPNVTLIDPELIVRESTYRRP
- the rlmB gene encoding 23S rRNA (guanosine(2251)-2'-O)-methyltransferase RlmB, with product MSRNKFPPKPKYDPDTGPVYLYGLHTVRAALDNPGRIKKTLLATPNALNRLRETGEIGKVPVVETTPKELDRLLGGEAVHQGMALEVDPVSRFGLDDIADLQLVVVLDQLTDPHNVGAILRTACAFGADAVITTARHSPRETGVMAKAASGALDLVPMIEIRNLGDTLETLKKRGMLVLGFDSEADAQLRPRTDTAPLAVVLGAEGKGLRQRTRELCDEMVRLDMPGPIKSLNVSNAAAIALFAATAGRIK
- a CDS encoding FAD-binding protein encodes the protein MSAGPRNWAGNIQFAPRAVDYPQTVEQLQQVVRSADKVRVLGSGHSFNRIADTDGTLISLSRLERQLSIDPAGRSVTVDGGATYADIAPALHAAGFALRNVASLPNITVAGAVVTATHGSGDANQNLAAAVSALKLVTTNGDIVTFRRGDADFNGAVVSLGALGVICELTLDIVPSFEVRQNVYLTLPVATATDKFEAIMSRAYSVSLFTRWQGETIDQIWVKARAEAGEPAAEVFGATAATTPCHPIPDMDGSNCTGQFGVTGPWHQRLFHFAIGNTASAGAELQSEFFVARADAPAAIAALHAAQDRFSGALFISEIRSVAADTLWLSAAYEQDTIGFHFTWHPEWDATIAAVRAVEQALAPFNPRPHWAKLFTLPASALEQRFPRLSDFRALAMRLDPAGKFRNQFITDHLF